One genomic segment of Musa acuminata AAA Group cultivar baxijiao chromosome BXJ3-3, Cavendish_Baxijiao_AAA, whole genome shotgun sequence includes these proteins:
- the LOC135632648 gene encoding glycolipid transfer protein 3-like, producing the protein MEQSKRNAGLEMRKGEGEEDGRRGWSDVRLAMEELSLFKTEEKKVSTLALLGASNLLLHVLDKIGPTLLVLRQDIQQNIERVEEMYMLNPNLYSSLVEMVKKEVDQRSSRNKDSCSRAILWLARSITFSVTLFQELDKNPEWSLAQVVEETYTDTLKPWHGWVASTAYKVAIKLVPEREIFIGLLMGQEQDYDALKEDIKIYVSAIHPLLDETYALLRTHKLDTLKSP; encoded by the exons ATGGAGCAGAGCAAGAGGAACGCGGGGTTGGAGATGAGGAAGGGTGAAGGGGAAGAAGATGGGAGACGGGGATGGTCGGATGTGAGGCTGGCAATGGAGGAGCTCTCCTTGTTCAAGACCGAGGAGAAGAAGGTGTCCACCTTGGCCTTGCTTGGTGCCTCCAATCTGCTCCTCCATGTCCTTG ATAAGATTGGACCAACACTTCTGGTGCTAAGGCAAGACATACAACAAAATATCGAG AGGGTGGAAGAAATGTACATGTTAAATCCAAATCTATATTCAAGTTTGGTAGAGATGGTGAAGAAAGAGGTGGACCAAAGGAGTTCAAGAAACAAGGACAGCTGTTCCAGAGCTATATTATGGCTTGCTAG GTCGATAACTTTCAGTGTAACTTTGTTCCAAGAGTTAGATAAAAACCCTGAGTGGAGCCTTGCACAAGTGGTGGAAGAAACATACACTGATACGCTGAAGCCATGGCATGGTTGGGTTGCCTCAACTGCTTACAAG GTAGCTATCAAGCTGGTTCCAGAGAGAGAGATCTTCATCGGATTGCTGATGGGCCAAGAGCAAGATTATGATGCCCTGAAAGaagacatcaagatttatgtctcAGCAATCCATCCTCTATTAGATGAAACCTATGCCCTTTTG AGGACACACAAGTTGGATACATTGAAGTCTCCCTAA
- the LOC135632802 gene encoding dirigent protein 23-like, which yields MGSTPRHISAFLSILLILLMLLCPSLAEDPAFELGNETTTHLHFFFHDIVTGPNPTAVRIAQASVTNNSPAAFGALVMMDDLLTEGPDSGSKLLGRAQGVYGLASRDEPGHLLVAMTLAFVDGEYNGSTLAVLGRNSVLSAVREMPVVGGSGKFRLARGYALAKTHDLDVATGNAVVEYDVYVMHH from the coding sequence ATGGGCTCAACACCGCGTCATATCTCTGCGTTCCTCTCCATCCTGCTAATCCTCCTCATGCTTCTGTGTCCATCTCTTGCAGAAGACCCCGCCTTCGAGCTCGGCAACGAGACCACCACGCACCTGCACTTCTTCTTCCACGACATCGTGACCGGCCCCAATCCCACCGCCGTGCGCATCGCGCAAGCCTCCGTCACCAACAATTCCCCGGCGGCCTTCGGCGCCCTGGTGATGATGGACGACCTCCTGACGGAGGGGCCGGACTCGGGGTCGAAGCTGCTGGGGCGGGCGCAGGGTGTGTACGGTCTGGCGTCGCGGGACGAGCCCGGGCACCTGCTGGTAGCCATGACCCTGGCCTTCGTCGACGGAGAGTACAACGGCAGCACGCTCGCGGTGCTCGGCCGCAACTCCGTGTTGTCGGCGGTGAGAGAGATGCCGGTCGTCGGGGGGAGCGGCAAGTTCCGGCTGGCCCGCGGCTACGCCCTCGCCAAGACCCACGATCTCGACGTGGCCACCGGCAACGCAGTGGTGGAGTACGACGTCTATGTCATGCACcattag
- the LOC135633624 gene encoding auxin efflux carrier component 6-like encodes MITWEDFYTVMCAMVPLYFAMFVAYGSVKWWKIFTPEQCSGINRFVATFAVPVLSFHFISHNNPYQMDSRFILADTLSKLLVLVILSLWASLSAACAGPRRRGRRLDWVITLFSVGTLPNTLVMGIPLLRAMYGDFTQSLMVQLVVLQCIIWYTLLLFLFEYRAATMLIEDQFPGTAAAAIAKFEVDGDIISLDGRDPIRAESEVDADGRIRVRIRRSISSVLDSGLSSSIGITPRRLSNISGAEIYSVNTPVRQPASADRLTVRDITLGCRSASPHLSGYASSDSYSLQPTPRASNFNEMEIGTPVWVRSPAAPAGMLIRQQSPATPGALKLAWEGCGGQGDKDVGGEKDLSFRSTSKFVVDKEDEEEELEVEGDQEMPAAFVMLRLILTVLGRKLSRNPNTYSSILGLLWSLISFKWGVDMPTLVKESIKIISDAGLGMAMFSLGLFMALQPRIIACGPKMAAISMAIRFLSGPMVMSVASMVVGLRGVRLHTAIVQAALPQGIVPFVFAREYGLHPDILSTGVIFGMLVSLPVTLLYYILLGL; translated from the exons ATGATCACCTGGGAGGACTTCTACACCGTGATGTGCGCCATGGTCCCTCTCTACTTCGCCATGTTCGTCGCCTACGGCTCCGTCAAGTGGTGGAAGATCTTCACCCCGGAGCAGTGCTCCGGCATCAACCGCTTCGTCGCCACCTTCGCCGTCCCCGTCCTCTCCTTTCACTTCATCTCCCACAACAACCCTTACCAGATGGACTCCCGCTTCATCCTTGCCGACACCCTCTCCAAGCTCCTCGTCCTCGTCATCCTCTCCCTCTGGGCCTCCCTGTCCGCCGCCTGCGCCGGCCCCCGACGCCGCGGCCGCCGGCTCGACTGGGTCATCACCCTCTTCTCCGTCGGGACGCTCCCCAACACTCTCGTGATGGGCATCCCCCTCCTCCGCGCCATGTACGGCGACTTCACCCAGAGCCTCATGGTGCAGCTGGTGGTGCTGCAGTGTATCATCTG GTACACGCTGCTGCTCTTCCTCTTCGAGTACCGCGCAGCCACGATGCTAATCGAAGACCAATTCCCGGGCACGGCGGCGGCCGCCATTGCCAAGTTCGAGGTAGACGGCGACATCATCTCCCTCGACGGGCGAGACCCGATCCGGGCCGAGTCGGAGGTCGACGCGGACGGCCGCATCCGAGTCCGCATCCGGCGGTCCATATCCTCCGTGCTGGACTCGGGGCTCTCGTCGTCGATCGGCATCACGCCTCGCCGCCTGTCGAACATATCCGGGGCCGAGATATACTCGGTCAACACGCCGGTCAGGCAGCCGGCGTCAGCGGATCGGCTCACGGTGCGCGACATCACGTTGGGGTGCCGGTCCGCCAGCCCGCACTTGTCGGGGTACGCTTCCTCCGACTCGTACTCGCTGCAGCCGACGCCGCGGGCCTCCAACTTCAACGAGATGGAGATCGGCACGCCGGTGTGGGTGCGGTCGCCGGCCGCGCCCGCGGGAATGTTGATCAGGCAGCAATCGCCGGCGACACCCGGGGCGCTGAAGCTGGCGTGGGAGGGCTGTGGCGGACAAGGCGACAAGGATGTTGGGG GGGAGAAAGATCTGAGCTTCCGGAGCACTTCAAAGTTCGTGGTCgacaaagaagatgaagaagaggagtTGGAGGTGGAAGGAGATCAAGAGATGCCGGCAGCGTTTGTCATGCTCAGGCTCATCCTGACCGTCCTCGGCCGGAAGCTGTCGCGCAACCCAAACACGTACTCCAGCATATTAGGCCTCCTTTGGTCCCTCATCTCGTTCAA GTGGGGTGTCGACATGCCGACGCTGGTGAAGGAgtccatcaaaataatctcagatGCAGGGCTTGGAATGGCCATGTTCAGCCTCG GGCTGTTCATGGCTCTGCAGCCAAGGATCATTGCCTGCGGGCCAAAGATGGCGGCCATAAGCATGGCGATCCGATTCCTAAGCGGCCCCATGGTGATGTCTGTTGCATCCATGGTCGTGGGGTTAAGAGGTGTACGGCTTCACACAGCCATCGTGCAG GCAGCTCTTCCTCAAGGGATCGTACCATTTGTTTTTGCCAGAGAATACGGATTGCATCCTGATATATTAAGCACTGG GGTCATCTTTGGCATGCTTGTCTCTTTGCCCGTAACCTTGCTTTACTACATACTCCTGGGGCTGTGA
- the LOC135633335 gene encoding putative pentatricopeptide repeat-containing protein At1g77010, mitochondrial, whose product MTAEILHLGQLLRGCRTQRSLPRGRQLHQVLLKCGYAASLYASNCLLQMYARCSADLDDVRRVFDEIPHRNCFSWNSLIDAYLKSDEPCRARQLFDSMPRKNTFSWNAMITGLVRSGDLKNARKLFEEMPVVDAVACNAILHGYIRRGEVQEAFRLLKKVGSEYDGSSSPYSDKFVLTTLLSACAECLAYDCGKQIHARIVICQVDLDSILGSALVDMYAKCQAFDSAHQVLELMSEPDEFSLSALISGYGGCGRLDEARKIFNQKEKPSVVLWNSIINACASSNQGDGTLELFKMMTGEGIMPNSSTFSSVLSACASIGIREHGVQMHACGCKHGILEDLVVASALIDSYSKCGIWEDACKVFRELRLYDTILLNTMINVYSNRGQIEEARKIFEMIPSKNMISWNSMIVGYSRNGHAVQALELFIDMHHLDLSIDKVALASAISSCASVCALTTGEELFALATRIGLVTDLVVTSSLVDLYCKCGKVIDGRRLFDGMPNFDVALWNSMLMGYASNGYAIEVLELFESMGSAGVSPNEVTFIAVLSACCHSGLVEKGLMWFRRMKVDYCIEPIAEHYSCVVDLLVRAGRLEESINFIDTMPFKPDASMWTSVLGGCKAHGDEVLGSKVAERLIELNPQHSGPFLQLSSIYAAHGEWENSAQVRQMMNDRRINKNPGYSWIDSSQ is encoded by the coding sequence ATGACCGCAGAGATCCTCCACCTCGGCCAATTGCTCCGCGGATGCCGCACCCAGCGGTCGCTCCCTCGAGGGAGACAGCTCCACCAGGTACTCCTCAAGTGCGGTTACGCCGCTTCCCTCTACGCCTCCAACTGCCTTCTCCAGATGTACGCTCGTTGCAGCGCCGACCTGGACGACGTCCGAAGGGTTTTCGACGAAATTCCCCACAGGAACTGCTTCTCTTGGAACTCCCTCATCGACGCCTATCTGAAGTCCGATGAACCGTGCCGTGCGCGTCAGTTGTTCGATTCCATGCCCCGGAAGAATACCTTTTCATGGAACGCCATGATCACTGGCCTAGTACGGTCTGGTGACCTGAAGAACGCCCGGAAATTGTTCGAGGAGATGCCCGTGGTTGACGCTGTTGCCTGCAATGCCATACTTCACGGGTATATCCGTCGTGGGGAGGTTCAGGAAGCTTTCCGTTTGCTTAAAAAGGTTGGTTCAGAGTACGATGGATCGTCGTCGCCATATAGTGATAAATTTGTATTGACGACCCTTTTAAGTGCTTGTGCAGAGTGTTTGGCTTATGATTGTGGCAAGCAGATTCATGCCCGCATTGTCATCTGCCAGGTTGACTTGGATTCCATTCTGGGTAGCGCCCTTGTTGACATGTATGCAAAGTGTCAGGCTTTTGATAGTGCTCATCAAGTTTTGGAGTTGATGTCGGAGCCAGATGAATTTTCTTTGTCGGCCTTGATATCAGGCTATGGGGGTTGTGGAAGATTGGATGAGGCAAGAAAGATATTCAATCAGAAGGAGAAGCCAAGTGTTGTTTTGTGGAACTCCATTATTAATGCATGTGCATCTAGTAATCAGGGAGACGGAACATTAGAACTCTTCAAAATGATGACTGGAGAGGGAATCATGCCAAATTCGTCGACTTTTTCAAGTGTTCTTAGTGCATGTGCTAGTATTGGCATTCGGGAGCATGGAGTACAGATGCATGCTTGTGGTTGTAAGCATGGAATTCTGGAGGACTTGGTTGTTGCAAGTGCTCTCATAGACTCCTATTCCAAGTGTGGAATTTGGGAGGATGCTTGTAAAGTGTTCAGAGAGCTTAGACTGTATGATACAATACTGCTTAATACTATGATCAATGTTTACTCGAACCGCGGTCAAATCGAGGAAGCAAGGAAGATATTTGAGATGATTCCAAGCAAGAATATGATATCATGGAATTCAATGATCGTGGGTTACAGCCGGAATGGTCATGCAGTGCAGGCACTAGAGCTATTCATTGACATGCATCATCTTGATCTTAGTATTGATAAGGTGGCTTTGGCCAGTGCTATAAGTTCTTGTGCTAGCGTTTGTGCCCTTACCACCGGGGAAGAGTTATTTGCCCTTGCTACACGTATCGGCCTAGTCACTGACCTTGTTGTCACTTCTTCACTTGTTGATCTCTACTGCAAATGTGGCAAAGTCATTGATGGAAGGAGGTTGTTCGATGGGATGCCCAATTTTGATGTGGCTTTATGGAATTCAATGTTGATGGGTTATGCTTCTAATGGATATGCAATTGAAGTGCTTGAGTTGTTTGAATCCATGGGCAGTGCTGGTGTGAGCCCAAACGAAGTAACTTTTATTGCAGTCCTTTCAGCTTGTTGCCACTCTGGGCTGGTTGAGAAAGGATTAATGTGGTTTCGCAGGATGAAAGTAGACTATTGCATTGAACCAATAGCTGAGCACTACTCGTGTGTTGTTGATTTGCTGGTGCGTGCAGGTCGGCTTGAGGAATCGATCAATTTCATTGATACAATGCCCTTCAAGCCTGATGCTAGCATGTGGACATCAGTGCTTGGTGGGTGCAAGGCTCATGGTGATGAGGTTCTGGGAAGTAAGGTAGCAGAGAGGCTTATTGAGCTTAATCCTCAGCATTCGGGCCCCTTTTTGCAGTTATCTAGCATATATGCTGCTCATGGCGAGTGGGAGAACTCAGCCCAAGTTAGACAAATGATGAATGACAGAAGGATCAATAAGAATCCTGGTTACAGTTGGATTGACAGTTCACAGTAA
- the LOC103979590 gene encoding pentatricopeptide repeat-containing protein At1g43980, mitochondrial-like, producing MINFGGSLRTTGRFSVSFFSNLIDRCLTLGSLYSAQSIHAHLVKTGLHRHTFLGNRLLGLYSGLGSITLAIGVFNDIPDKNRFTWNILLMALVRTGCVEAAHELFEEMPERDVVSWNSLISGYVSTGFFDKAFGVLHRMQDLGVKVSAFTLSITASCVSSPRQAKQVHGFIIRFGSGSLNTVLGNSLIDMYGRVGLAGYASQIFCAMDNSDVISWNSMISAYGRSGCGMEALECFCVMRAAGFSTDEFTMSSVLNICTDLENLAKD from the exons ATGATCAATTTTGGTGGCTCTTTGAGAACCACCGGAAGATTCAGTGTCTCCTTCTTCTCCAACCTCATTGACCGCTGCCTCACGCTCGGCTCCCTCTACTCCGCTCAATCCATCCACGCCCATCTCGTCAAGACCGGCCTCCATCGCCACACCTTCCTTGGCAACCGGCTCCTCGGCCTCTACTCTGGCCTTGGCTCCATCACGCTCGCTATCGGAGTTTTTAACGACATCCCTGATAAGAACAGGTTCACGTGGAACATTCTGCTTATGGCGCTTGTTAGAACTGGCTGTGTCGAAGCCGCCCATGAACTGTTCGAGGAAATGCCTGAGAGAGATGTGGTGAGTTGGAATTCGCTGATTTCGGGGTACGTGTCCACTGGATTTTTCGATAAGGCGTTTGGGGTTCTTCACCGGATGCAAGATCTCGGTGTCAAAGTTAGTGCTTTCACACTGTCCATCACTGCTTCTTGTGTCTCGTCTCCTCGACAGGCTAAGCAAGTGCATGGATTTATTATCCGCTTCGGATCAGGTTCACTAAATACTGTGCTTGGTAACTCACTCATTGATATGTATGGAAGAGTTGGACTCGCAGGATATGCTAGCCAAATTTTCTGTGCCATGGATAACTCTGACGTCATCTCTTGGAACTCCATGATCTCAGCATATGGTAGGTCAGGTTGTGGAATGGAAGCATTAGAGTGCTTCTGTGTGATGAGGGCTGCTGGGTTTTCAACTGATGAGTTCACTATGTCGAGTGTGCTCAACATTTGCACTGACCTTGAGAATTTGGCTAAGG ATTAG
- the LOC135633418 gene encoding pentatricopeptide repeat-containing protein At1g43980, mitochondrial-like, translating into MPRWDSVLCDSMYSGYVRSSIGDEAIKLFVVALRKSVMPTEFTFATILNSRMCFCSTDLGMQIHCWVCKTGFEADMIVANALVDMYAKLGFVESAMKLFSKMVAKDLVSWNTIIMGLAKNGQGVEALRIFRELQGNGVKPDRITLVGVLLACSYGHMVHEGKRIFSLMEKKYGVMRDLRHYACMVDMMGRAGMLKETLNIIETSPHSHSLSLWNLLLNACRIHGDLVFATIIAEKLLDLEARFSLPYLVLAQMYGVSGRWESMARVLKAMEERGVRKVREYSWICVRKHIYVFKADQLFQWEGKAVYSMLQLLDWVMNGVGCVHEESTLYGDCCGE; encoded by the coding sequence ATGCCGAGATGGGATTCGGTGCTCTGCGATTCAATGTACTCCGGTTATGTTCGGAGCAGCATTGGGGATGAGGCTATAAAGCTTTTTGTGGTGGCACTGAGGAAGAGCGTGATGCCTACAGAGTTCACCTTTGCAACCATTCTCAACTCGAGGATGTGTTTCTGTTCAACCGATCTTGGCATGCAAATCCATTGCTGGGTTTGTAAAACCGGCTTTGAGGCAGATATGATTGTTGCTAATGCGCTGGTTGACATGTATGCTAAGTTGGGTTTCGTTGAGAGTGCCATGAAGCTTTTTTCCAAGATGGTTGCTAAGGACTTGGTCTCTTGGAATACCATCATCATGGGTTTAGCAAAAAACGGGCAAGGTGTAGAAGCTCTTAGAATCTTCAGAGAGTTGCAAGGGAATGGTGTCAAGCCAGATAGGATAACCCTGGTTGGTGTTCTTTTAGCCTGTAGTTATGGGCATATGGTCCATgaagggaaaagaatattttcaTTGATGGAGAAGAAATATGGAGTGATGAGAGATCTGAGGCATTATGCTTGTATGGTGGACATGATGGGGAGAGCAGGAATGCTGAAAGAAACATTGAATATCATAGAGACTTCACCTCATAGTCATAGCCTATCATTGTGGAACTTGCTTCTTAATGCTTGTAGGATTCATGGGGACTTGGTATTTGCCACAATAATTGCAGAGAAGCTGTTAGATTTGGAGGCTCGCTTCTCTCTCCCTTACTTAGTGTTGGCTCAGATGTATGGAGTAAGTGGCAGATGGGAGAGCATGGCTCGTGTGCTGAAGGCCATGGAAGAGAGAGGTGTCAGGAAGGTTAGGGAGTATAGCTGGATTTGCGTTAGGAAGCATATCTATGTATTTAAGGCAGACCAATTATTCCAATGGGAAGGAAAAGCTGTATACTCAATGTTGCAACTCTTGGACTGGGTGATGAATGGCGTGGGATGTGTTCATGAAGAATCCACATTATATGGGGATTGCTGTGGAGAATGA
- the LOC135632975 gene encoding protein ROLLING AND ERECT LEAF 2-like has translation MGCGSSKAEEPPLVALCRERRELIRAAAEHRFVLAAAHAAYFRALGRVGDALHRFVQEELVAVAPASPVLTLPPSEGKGKAKAKIERSEGESHGGGPVGASASSFVSISHSHSDDSHLHLPSDDESEEITGESSDIGGGSEDSVRSFPHHPFYGAPIPNYHYMKSASTVSSTTVYQNSYPTWSNTAHVGYGYYGYPVYSAPMDPLQPHAHDEHFYQNPPQREDKPSDPPPPPPPADGSAWDFFNPFDSYEQMIPGYLHGNYGVGSVTSSPNSSEVREKEGIPDLEEETEQESVIAPVKERKGADKDAAGSVSGERGSNVAAMEQEAIGKGDAVAPEVKEESQDISSVSKIEEDEMEKNTKKKTVIFEDRTSLVTDDSKPSKENALSAHGTRNVMEVVTEIKEQFESAANCGKEVSEILEVGKLPYRSRNRILRVILSRILDPVVPPVRPSSQPSFTSSQHPASRSLKVKKADRAAWGNMDIDPGKLSSTLEKLYIWEKKLHKNVKEEERLRDIYEREWKQLKALDESGGESWQIDSTQASIRNLVTKLNIVIRSANHISSRIHKIRDEELRPQLTELIQGLLKMWRFVLDCHHKQFQAVVESESQNFVARTGGSVAKATIELEVELLNWCACFSNWIKAQKAYIEALNGWLLKWLLQEREETPDGVAPFSPSRIGAPGAFIIANDWYHNMDAICEAEVIDSMQTFAINIHRLWETQDEEQRQKLKADYLSRDFARRLRSLQKENGMHGQAHVPISNGNDASHPEHKMSLDAMKRRLDEERAKHEETIIQLQQVTASNLRRGLVPIFQALENFSSETLKGYEGVRISNDGVGT, from the exons ATGGGGTGCGGGAGCTCGAAGGCGGAGGAGCCGCCGCTGGTGGCGCTGTGCCGGGAGCGGCGGGAGCTCATCAGGGCGGCGGCAGAGCACCGGTTCGTCCTCGCGGCGGCACACGCCGCCTACTTCCGCGCGCTCGGCCGCGTCGGGGATGCCCTCCACCGCTTTGTCCAGGAGGAGCTCGTGGCGGTGGCGCCGGCGTCCCCCGTCCTTACATTGCCGCCGTCCGAAGGGAAGGGCAAGGCGAAAGCCAAGATCGAGAGGTCGGAGGGGGAAAGCCACGGTGGCGGCCCGGTGGGCGCTTCGGCATCCTCTTTTGTTTCGATCTCCCACTCGCATTCCGACGATTCCCACCTGCATTTGCCGTCCGACGATGAGTCCGAGgagatcactggggaaagtagtgaTATTGGTGGAGGCAGTGAGGATTCGGTGCGTTCTTTTCCTCATCATCCATTCTATGGTGCTCCCATCCCTAATTACCACTACATGAAATCGGCCTCCACGGTCTCCTCCACCACAGTTTATCAGAATAGCTATCCCACATGGTCCAACACGGCCCATGTGGGATATGGCTACTACGGCTATCCAGTGTACAGTGCCCCGATGGATCCATTGCAGCCGCATGCTCATGATGAGCATTTCTATCAGAACCCGCCTCAGAGGGAGGATAAGCCTTCTGATCCCCCTCCGCCGCCACCACCCGCAGATGGATCTGCTTGGGACTTCTTTAACCCTTTTGATTCATACGAGCAGATGATCCCTGGGTACTTACACGGAAACTATGGAGTGGGTTCGGTGACAAGCAGTCCTAACTCGAGCGAAGTAAGGGAGAAGGAAGGCATTCCTGATCTGGAAGAGGAAACAGAGCAAGAGTCTGTTATTGCGCCAGTGAAAGAGAGGAAGGGGGCAGATAAGGATGCTGCAGGGAGTGTTTCTGGTGAGAGGGGCTCGAATGTGGCAGCAATGGAGCAAGAAGCCATTGGCAAAGGTGATGCAGTTGCGCCGGAAGTAAAAGAAGAGAGTCAGGATATTTCTTCGGTCAGCAAAATCGAAGAGGATGAGATGGAAAAGAATACGAAGAAGAAAACTGTGATCTTTGAGGACAGAACATCACTTGTCACAGATGACAGCAAACCGagtaaagaaaatgcattatctgCACATGGTACGAGGAACGTGATGGAAGTTGTGACTGAAATCAAAGAACAATTTGAGTCAGCTGCTAACTGTGGTAAAGAGGTCTCTGAGATACTTGAGGTAGGCAAGTTACCGTACAGATCAAGAAACCGAATTCTGAGAG TGATTTTATCGAGAATTTTGGACCCTGTGGTTCCGCCTGTTCGGCCATCATCACAACCATCATTCACGAGTTCACAACATCCAGCTTCAAGGTCATTGAAAGTGAAAAAAGCTGATCGTGCTGCTTGGGGGAATATGGATATTGATCCTGGCAAACTTTCATCAACACTTGAAAAGTTATATATATGGGAGAAAAAACTTCATAAAAATGTGAAG GAAGAAGAAAGACTGCGAGACATCTATGAAAGGGAGTGGAAGCAACTCAAAGCTTTGGATGAAAGTGGTGGAGAATCTTGGCAGATAGATTCTACACAGGCTTCCATAAGAAATTTGGTTACAAAACTGAACATTGTGATTAGATCTGCCAATCACATTTCAAGCAGGATACACAAAATAAGAGATGAAGAGTTGCGACCCCAGCTGACTGAATTAATCCAGGG ATTGTTGAAAATGTGGAGGTTTGTGCTTGATTGCCATCACAAGCAGTTTCAGGCCGTTGTTGAAAGCGAAAGCCAGAATTTTGTTGCCAGAACAGGTGGTTCTGTTGCTAAAGCCACCATAGAATTGGAGGTGGAACTCTTGAACTGGTGTGCCTGTTTCAGTAATTGGATCAAGGCTCAAAAGGCTTATATTGAGGCCCTAAATGGGTGGTTGCTGAAATGGCTTCTCCAGGAAAGGGAGGAGACACCTGATGGGGTTGCACCATTCTCCCCGAGCCGAATTGGAGCACCTGGTGCTTTTATAATCGCAAATGATTGGTACCATAACATGGATGCGATATGTGAAGCTGAAGTGATAGATTCGATGCAGACTTTTGCTATAAACATACATAGGTTGTGGGAGACACAAGATGAGGAGCAGCGCCAGAAGCTAAAGGCCGACTATTTGTCCAGAGATTTTGCGAGAAGGCTTAGGTCACTGCAGAAGGAAAACGGGATGCATGGACAGGCACATGTGCCTATCTCGAATGGTAACGATGCTTCACATCCTGAGCACAAGATGTCCTTGGATGCAATGAAAAGAAGACTGGACGAAGAGAGGGCCAAACATGAAGAGACCATAATTCAGCTCCAGCAGGTGACTGCCAGCAATTTAAGGAGGGGCTTAGTTCCAATATTTCAAGCACTGGAGAATTTTTCCTCGGAGACATTGAAAGGTTATGAGGGAGTTAGAATCTCGAATGATGGTGTTGGAACTTAA